One genomic window of Pelmatolapia mariae isolate MD_Pm_ZW linkage group LG5, Pm_UMD_F_2, whole genome shotgun sequence includes the following:
- the cnbpb gene encoding CCHC-type zinc finger, nucleic acid binding protein b isoform X2, with translation MSSNECFGCGRSGHWVKNCPSGGRGRGKGRSRGKDLFCYRCGELGHVARDCERTEDACYNCGRGGHISRDCKEPKKEREQLCYNCGKAGHMARDCNHAHEQKCYSCGSFGHIQKCCEKVKCYRCGEIGHVAVHCSKASELNCYNCGKSGHLAKECTIEATP, from the exons ATGAGCAGTAACGAGTGTTTCGGTTGCGGCCGCTCAGGCCACTGGGTGAAGAACTGTCCGAGTGGCGGCCGAGGGCGAGGGAAAGGTCGCAGCAGAGGCAAAG ACCTGTTCTGTTACCGATGTGGCGAACTTGGGCACGTGGCCAGAGACTGCGAGCGCACAGAGGACG CCTGCTACAACTGCGGCAGAGGAGGTCACATCTCCAGAGACTGCAAGGAGCCCAAGAAGGAGCGCGAGCAGCTGTGCTACAACTGCGGCAAGGCCGGTCACATGGCGCGCGATTGTAACCACGCCCACGAGCAAAAGTGCTACTCCTGCGGCAGCTTCGGACACATCCAGAAGTGCTGTGAGAAGGTCAAGTGTTACAG GTGCGGGGAGATCGGCCATGTTGCGGTGCACTGCAGCAAGGCGTCCGAGTTGAACTGCTATAACTGTGGGAAGTCAGGTCACCTGGCGAAAGAGTGCACCATCGAAGCCACCCCCTAG
- the cnbpb gene encoding CCHC-type zinc finger, nucleic acid binding protein b isoform X1 — MMNKRKKSDHAVIVAMSSNECFGCGRSGHWVKNCPSGGRGRGKGRSRGKDLFCYRCGELGHVARDCERTEDACYNCGRGGHISRDCKEPKKEREQLCYNCGKAGHMARDCNHAHEQKCYSCGSFGHIQKCCEKVKCYRCGEIGHVAVHCSKASELNCYNCGKSGHLAKECTIEATP, encoded by the exons ATGATGAACAAGAGGAAAAAGTCTGATCATG CCGTGATCGTGGCGATGAGCAGTAACGAGTGTTTCGGTTGCGGCCGCTCAGGCCACTGGGTGAAGAACTGTCCGAGTGGCGGCCGAGGGCGAGGGAAAGGTCGCAGCAGAGGCAAAG ACCTGTTCTGTTACCGATGTGGCGAACTTGGGCACGTGGCCAGAGACTGCGAGCGCACAGAGGACG CCTGCTACAACTGCGGCAGAGGAGGTCACATCTCCAGAGACTGCAAGGAGCCCAAGAAGGAGCGCGAGCAGCTGTGCTACAACTGCGGCAAGGCCGGTCACATGGCGCGCGATTGTAACCACGCCCACGAGCAAAAGTGCTACTCCTGCGGCAGCTTCGGACACATCCAGAAGTGCTGTGAGAAGGTCAAGTGTTACAG GTGCGGGGAGATCGGCCATGTTGCGGTGCACTGCAGCAAGGCGTCCGAGTTGAACTGCTATAACTGTGGGAAGTCAGGTCACCTGGCGAAAGAGTGCACCATCGAAGCCACCCCCTAG
- the LOC134626868 gene encoding pyruvate dehydrogenase [acetyl-transferring]-phosphatase 1, mitochondrial-like: protein MLGRTAFHTGCCRFQQCCFLSLPPPHPPELHRLHYPAGSGSRKLRAGQEAGQISSAQVDRILKANEYSLTLPRGPASHGVLGFHSNMLPSNLPCEDRQSSATCLAGRGGVLFGVFDGHTGPACAHAVSQRLFYYIAVAALPLRTLAELERAVEEERAITPLLEWHKYPQDLSYPNGGVTSFHSLRNYWQERLETEEEDEEEDDNRTTSALVNAFHRLDYDLSVEAQVHLSLTSPRQVSFPGEGLSLTSPLRVALSGCTACVVHISNGVLHVANLGDSRAVLGVQEADGSWSAINLTNDHNAQNPEELQRILGEHPAEQRTVVRHDRLLGLLLPFRAFGDVRFKWSTEMLSRIYETRPDVLSVVSEAVRTMPPHYLTPPYLSAEPEITQHCVGPADKFLVLATDGLWELMHRQTVIQLVGDHLTGLQQQRPIIPCEGTTLGDLQRLLLERRGRVLSALEDQNIATHLIRHALGDDGYGAVAPNRLAKMLSLPVDLARRYRDDITITIIHLNEI from the exons ATGTTGGGGCGAACCGCCTTCCATACTGGATGCTGCAGGTTTCAGCAGTGCTGCTTCCTGTCCTTGCCTCCTCCCCATCCACCTGAGCTGCACAGACTCCATTACCCAGCAGGCAGTGGGAGCCGGAAGCTGAGGGCGGGACAGGAGGCGGGGCAGATAAGTTCCGCTCAGGTCGACCGGATCTTAAAG GCCAATGAATACAGCCTTACCCTCCCCAGAGGCCCCGCCTCCCATGGCGTTCTGGGTTTTCATAGCAACATGTTGCCATCCAACCTCCCCTGCGAGGACCGTCAGAGCAGCGCCACCTGCCTAGCGGGTCGTGGAGGCGTGTTGTTCGGTGTGTTCGACGGTCACACAGGGCCGGCCTGCGCCCATGCTGTCAGTCAGAGGCTCTTTTACTACATTGCCGTGGCAGCGCTGCCGCTGAGGACACTGGCGGAGCTGGAACGGGCAGTGGAGGAGGAACGGGCCATAACACCACTGCTGGAATGGCATAAATACCCCCAAGACCTGAGCTACCCCAATGGAGGTGTGACGTCCTTCCATAGCCTCCGGAACTACTGGCAGGAGAGGCTGGAGAccgaggaggaggatgaggaggag gATGACAACAGAACGACATCAGCTCTGGTCAATGCGTTCCATCGCCTTGACTACGACCTGTCTGTAGAAGCCCAGGTGCATCTGTCCCTGACCTCCCCCAG GCAGGTGTCTTTCCCTGGTGAGGGGTTGTCTCTGACCTCCCCCCTCCGGGTGGCGCTGTCTGGTTGCACAGCCTGTGTCGTCCACATCTCCAACGGCGTTCTACACGTGGCCAACCTGGGGGACAGTCGGGCAGTCCTGGGCGTCCAGGAGGCAGACGGAAGCTGGTCTGCGATCAACCTCACCAATGACCACAATGCGCAGAATCCTGAAGAGctgcaaaggattctgggagaGCACCCAGCGGAGCAGAGGACGGTGGTCCGCCACGATCGCCTACTGGGCCTGTTGCTGCCCTTCCGGGCGTTCGGTGACGTCCGCTTCAAATGGAGCACCGAGATGCTGAGTCGGATCTATGAAACTCGACCGGACGTCCTGTCTGTGGTCAGTGAGGCGGTCCGGACGATGCCGCCGCACTACCTGACCCCACCCTATCTGAGCGCTGAGCCAGAAATCACCCAACACTGTGTTGGACCTGCAGACAAGTTCCTGGTCCTCGCTACTGATGGACTGTGGGAGCTGATGCATCGACAGACGGTCATCCAGCTCGTGGGGGATCATCTGACAG GCCTCCAGCAGCAGAGACCTATAATTCCCTGCGAGGGAACGACGCTGGGCGACCTGCAGCGCCTCTTGCTGGAGAGGAGGGGGCGGGTCCTGTCGGCGCTTGAGGACCAGAATATCGCCACTCACCTGATCCGCCACGCCCTTGGCGACGACGGGTACGGAGCGGTAGCTCCAAATCGTCTCGCCAAGATGCTGAGTCTGCCTGTGGATCTGGCCCGGAGGTACCGTGATGACATCACTATCACCATCATTCACCTGAATGAGATCTAA